The genomic interval TCCAACAATTGTTAAACTCTTTTGATGAGGCATAGTTGCCACTACTACAATTTTAGTTTTTGCCAGGCTAATAACTGATTAACTTAAAAGTTAAGAATTAAATTAATGTGATTAACTAATGCAAAAACACAGCTTCTTAGCATACCATTATAAGGCATCTGAAGTATATGGCAACATATGAGCGATCGCTTGATTAACTGTCACATACAACATCTTGAAAACATGAGACGATCACAGAATTTATATGTTCCCAGTTTTTTTGAATTTGTGATCTCGCCCATAATTAGGGTTTTTCATCCCCAAATTTTTAGCTGATTAGAGAAATTATCTCAGCTACTTCAAAGTCCTTTTGCGTTAACCCACCTGCATCATGTGTTGTCAGGTTAATAATGACTTTGTTATAAGAAATTTCTATGTCTGGATGATGCCCCGAAGATTCAGCTGGTTCTACTAGTTTATTTACAAATTCAATGGCGGCGATAAAATCTTTGAATTTGCGGGTAGTCTGCAACTTAGAACCCTCAACTGTCCAACCTGACAAACGGCTGGCTTGTGCTTGAATTTCTGCATCAGTCAGTAGTTGCGCCATCAGAAAAAATTCCTATTTACATCTTTGCTAAATCTTGCACTGCATAATGCTAGCTATTTATACACAAAAAATATGTCGGGATCATACCCAACTTTAGCTGCTATGAATGTGCAAAATTTCTAATTGTTTAAAAAACTTTCACCTGATTTCTCTATCAGCTTTACACAGAAACCATTGATCAATCCAAAAATACCCCTAAAAGACTATCCGCTCTGATTTAGATCAGTTGATCTAATATCAGAGCGGTCTAGCGGGTCTTCAGGTTGCAACCAGACTGCCGGAAGGAACTCCGAACTCTAGCCTAGCTACTTGAGCTAACTTAATCTCACAAGGAGACTAAGGCTAACTTTTAGAGAACAGCCCCGGCACACAGCCGGCTAACTGCAACCTGATGACCCATGCTTATACTACTTTCTATCATGGGCATCACCTCCTTGTTGCCTAAGCGGTCTTAGTTTTAAAAGGGCAGAGCATCTTGCTCCGGGTTATTAACCTGAAATCAATATAACACAGAAATTTTAGTTGGATAGATAAATAAACCCCCGCCTGGTGGCGGGGGCTGAATAAAAAATGGGGAATGAGATTTTTATCTTAGAGTGCGTTACCGCGAGGTAGAACTTCCTCTGGGAAGACAAACTGTTTGTGTGGCTGATCTTGAGGAGCCATCCAAGCGCGGATACCTTCGTTCAACAAAATATTTTTGGTGTAGAAAGTTTCAAACTCTGGGTCTTCTGCTGCCCGTAATTCTTGGGAAACGAAGTCATAAGCCCGCAGGTTCAGTGCTAAACCGACAATCCCAATTGATGCCATCCATAAGCCAGTGACTGGCACAA from Nodularia sp. LEGE 06071 carries:
- a CDS encoding 4a-hydroxytetrahydrobiopterin dehydratase; amino-acid sequence: MAQLLTDAEIQAQASRLSGWTVEGSKLQTTRKFKDFIAAIEFVNKLVEPAESSGHHPDIEISYNKVIINLTTHDAGGLTQKDFEVAEIISLIS